In the Oryza glaberrima chromosome 6, OglaRS2, whole genome shotgun sequence genome, one interval contains:
- the LOC127777533 gene encoding BURP domain-containing protein 9-like, whose amino-acid sequence MERFYLYNKGHANEGDDQTMEKFYLYNKGHANEEDDQTMEKFYLYNKGQAKDGDDQKMEKIYLYNKDQANDWDDQKMEKFYLYHEGKANYKDDQNMEKFYLYKKGHANDEVDHRMDRFYLYNKDQANDWNDEKRGEFYLYNKDQTNDEDDHKIGEEHKYIHSHGHGHVHFPEGAKDLYFFEDNLAPGSVLITRILSARQSSIFLHRNNSKHIPFSMKNITDILTMFSPVSATMADGIAATLQACEHTGMVHGEKAKCVTSIESLLDVVVSSLGTKLVRALTPGAPMEGVPSLRYIGASATPVPNSQSMLACHDMLYPYKVFFCHTPKQTRLYQVSLVSGESGRPLIDGLLAVCHQNTSDWDTSHPFFHFMDVKPGETTACHFFGRGSIIWVPVPSVKEATQ is encoded by the exons ATGGAGAGGTTTTACTTGTATAACAAAGGCCATGCCAATGAAGGAGATGATCAAACAATGGAAAAGTTTTACTTGTATAACAAAGGCCATGCCAATGAAGAGGATGATCAAACAATGGAAAAGTTTTACTTGTATAACAAAGGCCAAGCTAAAGACGGGGATGACCAAAAGATGGAAAAAATTTACTTATACAATAAAGACCAAGCCAATGATTGGGATGACCAAAAGATGGAGAAGTTTTACTTGTATCATGAAGGCAAGGCCAATTACAAGGATGACCAAAATAtggaaaaattttatttatacaaGAAAGGCCATGCCAACGATGAGGTTGACCATAGGATGGACAGGTTTTACTTGTATAACAAAGACCAAGCCAATGATTGGAATGATGAAAAAAGGGGGGAGTTTTACTTGTACAACAAAGACCAAACCAACGATGAGGATGACCATAAGATAG GAGAGGAGCATAAGTATATTCACAGCCACGGACATGGTCATGTTCATTTTCCGGAAGGAGCAAAAGATTTGTACTTCTTCGAGGACAATCTAGCACCTGGATCAGTTCTCATCACTCGTATTCTGTCCGCGAGACAAAGCTCCATTTTTCTACACCGGAACAATTCAAAGCACATCCCATTCTCCATGAAGAACATCACTGACATCCTCACCATGTTTTCGCCTGTGTCAGCCACCATGGCCGATGGCATTGCAGCGACATTGCAGGCCTGTGAGCACACAGGAATGGTCCATGGCGAGAAGGCTAAATGCGTTACGTCGATCGAGTCATTGCTTGATGTCGTTGTGTCCTCGCTAGGCACAAAGCTTGTCCGGGCCTTGACCCCTGGAGCTCCAATGGAAGGTGTGCCGTCGCTAAGGTACATCGGGGCCTCTGCTACACCGGTGCCCAACTCCCAGAGTATGCTAGCTTGCCATGACATGCTATACCCCTACAAGGTGTTCTTCTGTCACACGCCCAAGCAAACCAGGTTATATCAGGTGTCACTGGTCagcggtgaatctggtcgaccgctcATTGATGGATTATTGGCTGTGTGCCACCAAAACACGTCGGACTGGGACACTAGCCACCCATTCTTCCATTTTATGGATGTGAAGCCAGGAGAGACCACTGCCTGCCACTTCTTCGGTAGAGGAAGCATTATATGGGTGCCAGTGCCATCCGTGAAAGAAGCAACCCAGTAA
- the LOC127775920 gene encoding acetylserotonin O-methyltransferase 1-like, producing MSCHAEQELSTPEMLQGHIELHHHLFGYLKSMALRCAADLGVPSAIHRRGGAATISDIAADTGVHLAKLPHLRRIMRVLTGAGIFAANDEPSSPADQDGDAAGETVYTLTPPSRLLVGDHATCNMAPMMRFLVRPEVAAVFFGLDAWLRDGDTGAATLYQAAHGGVSAWEMTKRDSSYSRALNEACAGDTSFVMDIAVREGGDVFRGLSSLVDVGGGHGAAAMAIARAFPHIKCSVLDLPQAISEAPADGTVNFVAGNMFEYIPPANAVFLKYVLHCWGEEDCIKILQQCKKAIPARGDGGKVIIINAVVGSGEPQDNALKETQVLFDVYMMGIGGGEREEHEWKKIFFEAGFSDYKIKPILGFISVIEVYP from the exons ATGTCGTGCCATGCCGAGCAAGAGCTCAGCACGCCGGAAATGCTTCAGGGCCACATCGAGCTCCACCACCATCTGTTCGGCTACCTCAAGTCCATGGCACTCCGGTGTGCCGCCGATCTCGGTGTCCCCAGCGCCATCCACCGCCGGGGAGGCGCCGCCACGATCTCCGACATCGCCGCCGACACCGGCGTGCATCTGGCCAAGCTCCCTCACCTTCGCCGGATCATGCGCgtgctcaccggcgccggcatATTTGCCGCCAACGACGAaccatcgtcgccggccgatcaggacggcgacgccgccggcgagaccgTGTACACGCTCACCCCGCCGTctcgcctcctcgtcggcgaccaTGCCACATGCAATATGGCCCCAATGATGCGCTTCCTGGTGCGCCCAGAagtcgccgccgtgttcttcgGCCTAGACGCGTGGCTCAGGGACGGCGACACCGGCGCGGCGACGCTCTACcaggcggcgcacggcggcgtctCGGCGTGGGAGATGACCAAGAGGGACAGCTCGTACAGTCGGGCCCTCAACGAGGCCTGCGCCGGTGACACCAGCTTCGTCATGGACATCGCGGtgagggagggcggcgacgtgTTCCGCGGGCTCAGCTCGCtggtcgacgtcggcggcggacatggagcggcggcgatggccatTGCTAGGGCGTTTCCGCACATCAAGTGTAGTGTGCTTGACCTCCCGCAAGCGATCAGCGAGGCACCCGCAGATGGCACGGTGAATTTTGTCGCTGGTAACATGTTCGAGTATATTCCTCCAGCAAATGCCGTCTTCCTCAAG TATGTTCTACATTGTTGGGGAGAGGAGGATTGCATCAAGATACTTCAACAGTGCAAGAAAGCAATTCCTGCCAGAGGTGACGGAGGAAAAGTGATAATCATAAATGCGGTGGTCGGGTCTGGAGAACCACAAGACAATGCTCTCAAAGAGACGCAAGTGTTGTTTGATGTGTACATGATGGGTATAGGTGGCGGTGAGCGTGAGGAGCATGAGTggaaaaagattttttttgaagCAGGATTCAGTGATTACAAAATCAAGCCCATTTTAGGTTTTATATCCGTCATTGAGGTCTACCCATGA